Proteins found in one Amycolatopsis umgeniensis genomic segment:
- a CDS encoding AfsR/SARP family transcriptional regulator — MAVEFRLLGPVEARIDNRPVELGHARQRCVLAVLLIDANQWLSADRLLDRAWGERIPRGGRDTLYGYLSRLRRSLRLSDEAGIVRRDGGYVLTVDEDAVDLHRFRRLLAAARAADNDDDATALFKQALELWRGEPCAGLDTPWMLTMRAELDRQRWAAELDYADLRLRAGRHTDVLADLTSLNTTHPLDERLAGQFMLALYRSGRQADALDHYQRLRTRLADELGTDPGRPLQQMYQRILAADPVLATPSSETDRSPEVPRQLPAAPALFTGRVPELAELDRVLTAAPDGAVPRPQPDQAAAGTMVISAIGGVGGIGKTWLALVWAHRNVHRFPDGQLFVDLRGFSPTGRPTDLADALRGFLIALGVHPAGLPSDLDALAARYRGLVAGKRMLVVLDNAATADQVVPLLPGGTSCTVLVTSRARLPSLIDRCGARHLPLDILTRGEARELLATRLRGQRADVTSEVIDELTELCGRHPLALAITARHAATRPQIPLGEFVAELRDLGLEAFDHDIDPAASLPAVLSWSLRWLTDRQRTVFALLGPAPGPDIGLSAAACLTGLSPTETRKTLRVLEDHSLLDRHAGGRFAMHDLVRAYATSLAHDVAEPVRRAALDRVVDFHLHTAYTAERVLDPYRPPIRLDPPVPDAHPQSLPDRPAAWAWLDTHHPHLLAAQHTAAVHRRHHIVWRIAWTLCTFHRRRGRHHDDLAVWEVATEAADQLPDPAARILAHRLLGHAHAELDHHEQAILHLHEALGLAEQHHELTQQAHTHHALGWAWEQRGDDRKALEHARRALSLFRVVDSPVWEAVALNAVGWTAARLGEYDTAREHCQAALVLHRRYEDPDGEADALDSLGFVAHHTGHHQRAIGYYRQALTLYRDVGNTTEAADTLDNLGHPYTALGNHALAHAAWRRALELYREQGRDADAERVRQQLDVLTRTPVRSPGAAGVMRNSQCE; from the coding sequence ATGGCAGTGGAGTTCCGCCTGCTGGGTCCGGTGGAGGCCCGGATCGATAACCGACCGGTCGAGCTGGGCCATGCCCGGCAGCGGTGCGTTCTGGCGGTATTGCTGATCGACGCCAACCAGTGGCTGTCGGCCGATCGACTCCTCGACCGTGCTTGGGGCGAACGGATTCCACGCGGCGGCAGGGACACGTTGTACGGCTACCTGTCTCGCCTGCGTCGGTCCCTGCGGCTCAGCGACGAGGCCGGTATCGTGCGCCGGGATGGCGGCTACGTACTGACCGTCGATGAGGACGCGGTGGACCTGCACCGGTTTCGCAGGCTGCTCGCCGCCGCCCGCGCCGCGGACAACGACGACGATGCGACGGCGTTGTTCAAGCAGGCGTTGGAATTGTGGCGGGGCGAGCCCTGCGCGGGCCTGGACACGCCGTGGATGCTCACCATGCGCGCCGAGCTGGACCGGCAGCGGTGGGCCGCCGAACTCGACTACGCCGACCTGCGACTGCGTGCCGGCCGGCATACCGACGTGCTCGCCGATCTGACCTCCCTGAACACCACCCACCCGCTGGACGAGCGGCTGGCCGGGCAGTTCATGCTCGCGCTGTACCGCAGCGGCCGCCAGGCCGACGCCCTGGACCACTATCAACGGCTGCGCACCCGGCTGGCCGACGAGCTGGGCACCGACCCCGGGCGACCCCTCCAACAGATGTACCAGCGGATCCTCGCAGCCGACCCTGTCCTGGCCACCCCCAGTTCGGAAACGGACCGATCACCGGAGGTACCGCGCCAACTGCCTGCCGCGCCCGCGTTATTCACCGGCCGCGTCCCCGAACTGGCCGAACTGGACCGCGTTCTGACTGCTGCCCCGGACGGCGCAGTGCCGCGCCCGCAGCCGGATCAGGCGGCGGCAGGGACGATGGTGATCTCGGCCATCGGCGGCGTGGGTGGGATCGGCAAGACCTGGCTGGCCCTCGTGTGGGCGCACCGTAACGTGCACCGCTTCCCTGACGGGCAGCTGTTCGTCGACCTGCGGGGGTTCAGTCCCACCGGACGTCCGACCGACCTGGCCGATGCGCTGCGAGGGTTCCTCATCGCCCTCGGCGTCCATCCAGCTGGGCTCCCGTCGGACCTGGACGCACTCGCCGCGCGGTACCGGGGCCTGGTCGCGGGTAAGCGGATGCTGGTCGTACTGGACAACGCCGCCACCGCCGACCAGGTCGTCCCGCTGCTACCCGGCGGCACCTCATGCACCGTGCTCGTCACCAGCCGCGCCAGGCTCCCCTCATTGATCGACCGATGCGGCGCCCGCCACCTGCCACTGGACATCCTCACCCGCGGCGAGGCCCGCGAGCTGCTGGCAACGCGCCTGCGTGGGCAACGGGCCGACGTCACGTCCGAGGTGATCGACGAGCTGACCGAGCTGTGCGGACGCCACCCGCTGGCCTTGGCGATCACCGCACGTCACGCCGCCACCCGCCCGCAGATCCCACTGGGCGAGTTCGTCGCCGAACTTCGCGACCTGGGCCTGGAAGCGTTCGACCACGACATCGACCCTGCCGCCAGCCTGCCCGCGGTGCTGTCCTGGTCCTTGCGCTGGCTCACCGACCGGCAGCGGACGGTGTTCGCGCTGCTCGGGCCGGCTCCCGGCCCGGACATCGGCCTGTCCGCCGCCGCGTGTCTGACCGGTCTGTCACCGACCGAGACCCGCAAGACCTTGCGCGTCCTGGAGGATCACTCCCTGCTCGACCGGCACGCGGGCGGACGGTTCGCCATGCACGACCTGGTCCGTGCCTACGCCACCAGCCTCGCCCACGACGTGGCTGAGCCGGTACGGCGGGCCGCGCTGGACCGCGTGGTCGACTTCCACCTGCACACCGCATACACCGCTGAAAGGGTCCTAGACCCTTATCGCCCGCCGATCCGGCTCGATCCACCCGTGCCCGACGCCCACCCCCAGTCACTGCCCGACCGACCGGCCGCGTGGGCGTGGCTGGACACCCATCACCCGCACCTGCTCGCCGCGCAGCACACCGCGGCCGTTCACCGCCGCCACCACATCGTGTGGCGGATCGCCTGGACCCTGTGCACTTTCCACCGACGGCGGGGCCGCCATCACGACGACCTGGCCGTGTGGGAGGTCGCCACCGAAGCCGCGGACCAACTGCCCGACCCCGCTGCTCGCATCCTCGCCCACCGGCTCCTCGGCCACGCACACGCCGAACTGGACCACCACGAGCAAGCCATCCTCCACCTGCACGAAGCCCTCGGACTGGCCGAACAGCACCATGAGCTCACCCAGCAGGCCCACACCCACCATGCCCTCGGGTGGGCGTGGGAGCAGCGGGGGGACGACCGGAAGGCGCTGGAGCACGCCCGCCGCGCCCTGAGCCTCTTCCGCGTCGTCGACTCACCCGTGTGGGAAGCCGTCGCGCTCAACGCGGTGGGCTGGACCGCCGCCCGCCTGGGCGAGTACGACACCGCCCGCGAACACTGCCAGGCCGCCCTTGTTCTGCACCGCCGTTACGAGGATCCCGACGGCGAGGCGGACGCCTTGGACAGCCTGGGCTTCGTCGCTCACCACACCGGGCACCATCAGCGGGCCATCGGCTACTACCGGCAGGCCCTCACCCTGTACCGCGATGTCGGCAACACCACCGAAGCCGCCGACACCCTCGACAACCTCGGCCACCCCTACACCGCCCTCGGCAACCACGCCCTTGCCCACGCCGCCTGGCGGCGGGCGCTGGAGCTGTACCGGGAACAAGGCCGCGACGCTGACGCCGAACGGGTGCGCCAGCAACTCGACGTCCTCACCCGAACGCCCGTCCGATCACCAGGTGCCGCCGGAGTCATGCGGAACAGTCAATGCGAGTGA
- a CDS encoding ABC transporter substrate-binding protein, with the protein MNHRPAPVSRRAFLAGAAALGLSACGPGGPASGDRGGATKPVRHPYGETQVPISPRRVITLDPGQAMQVAVEHGVPLVASATLEADQPVPAYLPRPKQPFEHLGFGQVDVERLAGFGPDLIVGHTSILRDKYPAMSGLAATVSYANTANKVEWHEASLTVADVFGVRQAQQQNLDAYRARASEFRARHARLLGGRKIVLLRFTTEELRIITDSVIFPSRILTDAGVTRSPSSTPGKPSDTYTSLSPEQVGRLADADAIIHFSGGGASEGGQVSSTFAKYTEGDLWRRLPAVLTGKVFEVSRISWWDGGSTSAANAVLDDLDRVVGKLA; encoded by the coding sequence ATGAATCACAGGCCCGCTCCGGTCAGCCGCCGTGCGTTCCTCGCCGGTGCAGCCGCTCTGGGGCTCAGTGCGTGCGGCCCTGGCGGGCCGGCCTCCGGTGACCGTGGCGGGGCCACCAAGCCGGTGCGTCATCCGTACGGCGAGACCCAGGTACCGATCAGCCCGCGACGAGTGATCACCCTCGATCCCGGGCAGGCCATGCAGGTCGCGGTCGAGCACGGTGTTCCGCTGGTGGCCTCGGCGACGCTGGAGGCCGATCAGCCGGTGCCCGCCTACCTTCCGCGGCCGAAGCAACCGTTCGAGCATCTCGGTTTCGGCCAGGTGGACGTCGAACGGCTGGCGGGCTTCGGCCCCGACCTGATCGTCGGGCACACCTCGATCCTGCGGGACAAGTATCCGGCGATGTCCGGGCTGGCCGCGACAGTCTCCTATGCCAACACCGCGAACAAGGTCGAATGGCATGAGGCCTCGCTCACCGTCGCCGACGTCTTCGGCGTCCGGCAGGCACAGCAGCAAAATCTGGACGCCTACCGCGCGCGAGCGAGCGAGTTCCGTGCGCGGCACGCGCGGCTGCTGGGCGGACGGAAGATCGTGTTGCTGCGTTTCACCACCGAGGAACTGCGGATCATCACCGATTCGGTGATCTTCCCGTCCAGGATCCTCACCGACGCTGGCGTCACCCGCTCACCGTCCAGCACACCCGGAAAACCCTCCGACACCTACACTTCGCTGTCGCCCGAACAGGTCGGCAGGCTCGCCGACGCCGACGCGATCATCCATTTCAGCGGCGGTGGCGCCAGCGAGGGCGGGCAGGTTTCGAGCACCTTCGCCAAATACACCGAGGGAGATCTGTGGCGGCGACTGCCCGCCGTGCTGACGGGCAAGGTCTTCGAGGTCTCCAGGATCTCCTGGTGGGACGGCGGTTCGACTTCCGCGGCGAACGCGGTTCTCGACGACCTCGACCGTGTCGTCGGCAAGCTCGCCTGA
- a CDS encoding HPF/RaiA family ribosome-associated protein, translating into MHGGERLVAHVTTDLESNLSRFGGWLTRVEVHLSDNGGAKSEDTKCVIEARPGGKQPIAVTHHAATVDEAYSGATHKLRAVLDSQYSRAHDHKGSESIRHMPGPETPDQVGVIESESQS; encoded by the coding sequence ATCCACGGCGGCGAACGACTGGTCGCCCATGTGACGACAGACCTGGAGAGCAACCTGTCCAGGTTCGGCGGATGGTTGACCCGAGTGGAGGTGCACCTCAGCGACAACGGAGGTGCCAAGTCGGAAGACACGAAGTGCGTGATCGAAGCGCGTCCCGGGGGAAAGCAGCCGATCGCGGTCACCCACCACGCCGCGACCGTGGACGAGGCATATTCCGGGGCAACGCACAAGTTGAGGGCAGTACTGGATTCCCAGTACTCCCGCGCTCACGACCACAAGGGCAGCGAAAGCATCCGCCACATGCCAGGTCCGGAAACCCCGGATCAGGTCGGCGTGATCGAGAGCGAATCGCAGAGCTGA
- a CDS encoding FecCD family ABC transporter permease, translating to MAGLSLRVRPREVAVTFALAVVLVVLAGYALTVGKFPIAVPDVLGMLAGEPGPAGAGYVFWTVRLPRVLTGLLVGAALGVSGAIVQSLARNPLASPDVLGFSGGAATGALLQIVLLGGNALAVAFSSLAGALVTAAAVYLISRRAGVSGLRLVLVGIGIAALLSALNRYLLITAELDDAFRAGVWLSGSLLNRSWEHVTIGTIAVVVLVPAAVLLARRLGLLELGDETSIGLGVPVGPTRLALFAIAVGLAGAATAAAGPVAFVALAAPHVARRLLRTPGPSLLGAGLVGSVLLIGADLVGQKVFPVSELPVGVATGALGGCYLAVLMGRRWRGGSLR from the coding sequence GTGGCCGGCTTGTCCCTGCGGGTCCGGCCGAGGGAGGTCGCGGTGACCTTCGCGCTCGCCGTCGTGCTGGTGGTCCTGGCCGGCTACGCGCTCACCGTCGGCAAATTCCCCATCGCGGTCCCGGACGTCCTGGGCATGCTCGCGGGCGAGCCGGGGCCGGCCGGTGCCGGTTACGTGTTCTGGACTGTTCGTCTGCCGCGAGTGCTCACCGGACTGCTGGTGGGTGCGGCACTCGGCGTGAGCGGCGCGATAGTGCAGAGCCTGGCGCGCAACCCGCTCGCCAGTCCGGACGTGCTGGGGTTCTCCGGTGGGGCGGCGACCGGCGCGCTGCTGCAGATCGTGCTGCTCGGCGGGAACGCGCTCGCGGTCGCGTTCAGTTCGCTGGCGGGCGCACTCGTGACCGCGGCGGCGGTGTACCTGATTTCGCGCCGTGCAGGGGTTTCCGGCCTCCGGCTGGTGCTGGTGGGCATCGGGATCGCCGCGCTGCTCTCGGCGCTGAACCGGTACCTGCTCATCACCGCGGAACTGGACGACGCCTTCCGCGCCGGGGTGTGGCTGAGCGGTTCGCTGCTCAATCGCAGCTGGGAGCACGTGACCATCGGGACCATCGCCGTGGTCGTGCTGGTTCCGGCGGCCGTCCTGCTGGCGCGGCGGCTGGGCCTGCTGGAACTGGGCGACGAAACGAGTATCGGGCTCGGCGTGCCGGTGGGGCCGACGCGGCTGGCGCTGTTCGCCATCGCCGTCGGGCTGGCGGGCGCGGCGACGGCGGCGGCGGGACCGGTGGCGTTCGTGGCCTTGGCCGCGCCGCATGTCGCCCGTCGTCTGCTGCGCACACCCGGTCCCAGCCTGCTCGGCGCCGGTCTGGTCGGATCCGTTCTCCTGATCGGCGCGGACCTGGTGGGCCAAAAGGTGTTCCCGGTGAGCGAGCTCCCGGTCGGGGTGGCGACCGGTGCGCTCGGCGGCTGCTATCTGGCCGTGCTGATGGGCCGCCGGTGGCGCGGCGGATCGCTGCGCTGA